Proteins found in one archaeon genomic segment:
- a CDS encoding proline--tRNA ligase produces the protein MSEASKEGMSAKKGENFDEWYTQLILRSEIADYGPVSGCMVLRPSGYAIWESIQRETDVEFKKFGVTNTYFPLFIPERLLKKEAEHVEGFSPEVAWVTQAGDSVLDERLAIRPTSETVMYEVASRWIRSWRDLPLKMNQWNNVVRWEFKHPTPFLRSREFLWNEGHTIYATESEAAAERDVILGIYKMITEDFLALPGLIGRKTDNEKFPGAEASYSIEHLLPDGKAIQGPDFHSDGQRFSKAFDIAFVDKDERKQHAWQNTWAISTREVGVMLAVHGDDKGAVIPPRLAWIQVVVVPIVNEETKAAVLEETRRIAKVLSASFRVQNDERDHLTPGRKFNEWELKGVPLRVEVGPRDLKAGQAVLVRRDTGSKRAVKAKDLAAEVGKDLEGMQRDLLAKARKWLQENISQAASLSELKSVIEAKRGVVQVPWCGKASCEAKFKEAAGGKIVNYPIDQKATGMKCASCSEEATVVANYARSY, from the coding sequence ATGTCCGAAGCCAGCAAGGAGGGCATGTCGGCCAAGAAGGGCGAGAACTTTGACGAGTGGTACACCCAGCTCATCCTAAGGTCTGAAATCGCCGACTACGGCCCAGTCTCTGGCTGCATGGTCCTCCGCCCCTCCGGGTACGCAATCTGGGAGAGTATCCAGAGGGAGACCGACGTGGAGTTCAAGAAGTTCGGCGTGACCAACACCTACTTCCCCCTGTTCATCCCAGAGAGGCTCCTGAAGAAGGAGGCGGAGCATGTAGAGGGCTTCTCCCCCGAGGTCGCCTGGGTCACCCAGGCCGGAGACTCCGTGCTCGACGAGAGGCTGGCAATAAGGCCCACCTCGGAGACGGTGATGTACGAGGTCGCGTCCCGCTGGATCCGTTCGTGGCGGGACCTTCCACTCAAGATGAACCAGTGGAACAACGTGGTGCGCTGGGAGTTCAAGCATCCCACGCCATTCCTGAGGTCGAGGGAGTTCCTCTGGAACGAAGGCCACACGATCTACGCCACAGAGTCCGAGGCGGCGGCCGAGCGCGACGTGATACTGGGAATCTACAAGATGATAACGGAGGACTTCCTGGCTCTTCCCGGCCTCATCGGCCGGAAGACCGACAACGAGAAGTTCCCTGGAGCCGAGGCGAGCTACAGCATCGAACACCTGCTCCCAGACGGCAAGGCGATCCAGGGGCCAGACTTCCACTCCGACGGCCAGCGCTTCTCCAAGGCCTTCGACATCGCCTTCGTCGACAAGGACGAGCGGAAGCAGCACGCCTGGCAGAACACCTGGGCGATATCCACAAGAGAAGTGGGGGTCATGCTAGCTGTCCACGGGGACGACAAGGGTGCGGTCATTCCGCCCCGGCTCGCCTGGATCCAGGTGGTCGTGGTCCCCATAGTTAACGAAGAGACGAAGGCGGCGGTCCTCGAGGAGACCCGCAGGATTGCAAAGGTCCTCTCAGCGTCCTTCCGAGTACAGAACGACGAGCGGGACCACCTGACCCCCGGCAGGAAGTTCAACGAGTGGGAACTCAAGGGGGTCCCTCTCAGGGTAGAAGTGGGGCCAAGGGACCTCAAGGCCGGCCAGGCCGTACTAGTCAGACGAGACACGGGGTCCAAGAGGGCCGTCAAGGCCAAAGACCTTGCCGCAGAGGTGGGCAAGGACCTCGAAGGTATGCAGAGGGACCTCCTTGCCAAGGCCAGGAAGTGGCTCCAGGAGAACATAAGCCAGGCAGCCTCTCTGTCCGAACTGAAGTCGGTCATCGAGGCGAAGAGAGGCGTCGTCCAGGTCCCTTGGTGCGGGAAGGCATCTTGCGAGGCCAAGTTCAAGGAGGCGGCCGGAGGGAAGATCGTCAACTACCCGATCGACCAGAAGGCGACCGGGATGAAGTGCGCGTCTTGCAGCGAGGAGGCGACGGTGGTCGCCAACTACGCGCGGTCCTACTAG
- a CDS encoding 30S ribosomal protein S26e, translated as MSKKRKSRGRSKGGKGRSDVIYCSNCGATVPRDKAKKVTTRLNLVEPSLARELRAAGTYIAAPTTTRYYCISCSVHYGIVKVRAKSERRSW; from the coding sequence TTGTCCAAGAAGAGGAAGAGTCGGGGTCGTTCTAAGGGAGGGAAGGGGCGTAGCGACGTCATCTACTGCAGCAACTGCGGCGCCACAGTCCCCAGAGACAAGGCAAAGAAGGTCACAACCCGGCTGAATCTCGTCGAGCCATCACTAGCCAGGGAGCTCAGGGCGGCCGGAACCTACATTGCCGCTCCGACCACGACAAGGTACTACTGCATCTCGTGCAGCGTGCACTACGGGATAGTCAAGGTAAGGGCCAAGAGCGAACGGCGCTCCTGGTAG
- a CDS encoding PadR family transcriptional regulator, which translates to MALEHLRSSLTKGNLWLYILAELKRRDQTPGELRAAVERGHSFSPAPITFYSVIYKLRREGLVRKTSQAFRSPYSITPKGRQELAKAIQVLSDTSTGLEAH; encoded by the coding sequence TTGGCGCTCGAGCACCTTCGCTCCAGCCTTACCAAGGGAAACCTGTGGCTGTACATCCTCGCCGAACTCAAGCGCAGGGACCAGACGCCCGGAGAACTCAGGGCTGCGGTAGAGCGGGGGCATTCATTCTCGCCGGCGCCTATCACGTTCTACTCTGTAATCTACAAGCTCAGGCGCGAGGGCCTAGTGCGCAAGACCTCACAGGCATTCCGGTCGCCGTACTCGATTACCCCCAAGGGGAGGCAGGAGTTGGCGAAGGCTATCCAGGTCCTATCGGATACATCCACTGGACTCGAAGCTCACTAA
- a CDS encoding CDP-alcohol phosphatidyltransferase family protein: protein MLDRLRTLAGPILLAVGRAFARVSPSPWVWTILGVSLSVLAGIGYSVGGYSGQASGGLLVLAAGLFDVVDGAVARVTGTSTRRGAFMDSTLDRVAEVAVYAGILYSGLASGVIVLLALSASLIVSYLRAKGDALGVSLSGVGVGERSERLILLAGASLLGLVYWGVVGVLVIAVATAAERTRALYAQLR, encoded by the coding sequence ATGTTGGACCGACTCAGAACTCTGGCCGGCCCAATTCTGCTGGCCGTTGGGCGAGCTTTCGCTCGCGTCTCCCCCTCGCCATGGGTCTGGACGATCCTTGGAGTATCGCTGTCGGTCCTGGCAGGAATAGGATATTCAGTCGGAGGGTACTCGGGCCAGGCCTCGGGGGGGCTCCTGGTCCTCGCAGCCGGACTGTTCGACGTCGTCGACGGGGCGGTCGCAAGAGTAACGGGGACATCGACGAGGAGGGGGGCGTTCATGGACTCCACCTTGGACAGGGTCGCTGAGGTCGCCGTCTACGCGGGAATTCTCTATTCGGGGCTCGCTTCAGGGGTCATTGTACTGCTGGCCCTTTCGGCGAGTCTAATCGTCAGCTACCTCCGAGCGAAGGGGGACGCCCTCGGTGTCTCCCTCTCGGGGGTCGGGGTAGGAGAAAGGAGCGAGAGGCTGATCCTCCTCGCTGGGGCGTCGCTCCTAGGATTGGTGTACTGGGGGGTCGTAGGAGTCTTGGTGATCGCGGTCGCCACCGCTGCTGAGCGCACGCGCGCTCTTTATGCACAGCTTCGTTAG
- the thrS gene encoding threonine--tRNA ligase yields MKILQMHADFIEYKPIKKEIRDAEEAKTDAVREEEVVVLFTAFERGDTPELAAKAVRDAKEFLSKLGAKRLMIYPFAHLSQDLAKPADALPLLETMVGEAKAQGIETMRSPFGWNKAMQIKVKGHPLAEMSRSYSEGQPTAQPRTQEPKQAQRESDPRSRLKKSDFGSLPETDHRVIGERLDLFSFQETSPGMVYWHDKGLKLWRVLEEMIRKEETKAGYVELSMPLLANSALWKVSGHWDFYKENMFVTSLGGEEFALKPMNCPSTMLYYKTRKWSFRDLPLRIACFDALHRNELSGVASGLFRVKMLTQDDAHIFATREGARAVIDELLDLMLRLYSIFKFDFEVGISTMPDDHAGTLEEWDEATEVLKSAVTSKGLKYAIKEKDGTFYAPKIDVDIKDSLGRKWQITTIQLDLQLPRRFGLVHTGTDGKEHETVTVHRAIFGSLERFIGILLEHYKGKLPVWLSPVQATVVPLSDEHVVYAKKILSKLLEDGVRAQGDLASGTLNSKVRNSQLLKIPYVLVVGAKEEAAGTVAVRSRDGEQRFGVKPEDFVEEVRALSSRFE; encoded by the coding sequence TTGAAGATCCTCCAGATGCACGCAGACTTCATCGAGTACAAGCCGATCAAGAAGGAGATTAGGGACGCAGAGGAGGCAAAGACAGACGCGGTGAGGGAAGAAGAGGTCGTGGTCCTATTCACCGCGTTCGAACGCGGCGACACGCCCGAGCTGGCGGCAAAGGCCGTGAGAGATGCCAAGGAGTTCCTTTCCAAGCTTGGGGCCAAGCGCCTGATGATCTACCCGTTCGCGCACCTCTCCCAAGACCTGGCCAAGCCGGCAGACGCCCTGCCACTGCTCGAGACGATGGTTGGAGAGGCCAAGGCTCAGGGCATCGAGACCATGAGGTCCCCCTTCGGGTGGAACAAGGCGATGCAGATCAAGGTCAAGGGACACCCGCTCGCAGAGATGTCGCGCAGCTACTCCGAAGGTCAACCCACTGCCCAGCCGCGAACCCAGGAGCCCAAGCAGGCGCAGAGGGAGTCGGACCCGAGGTCGAGGCTCAAGAAGAGCGACTTTGGGAGTCTACCCGAGACAGACCACAGGGTCATCGGCGAAAGGCTTGACCTCTTCAGCTTCCAGGAGACATCGCCTGGCATGGTGTACTGGCACGACAAAGGCCTGAAGCTCTGGAGGGTCTTGGAAGAGATGATCAGGAAGGAGGAAACAAAGGCAGGCTACGTCGAGCTGAGCATGCCGCTGCTCGCGAATTCCGCGCTATGGAAGGTGAGCGGGCACTGGGACTTCTACAAGGAAAACATGTTCGTCACCTCTCTGGGAGGCGAAGAGTTCGCCCTGAAGCCCATGAACTGCCCCTCCACGATGTTATACTACAAGACCAGGAAGTGGTCGTTCAGGGACCTTCCTTTGAGGATCGCCTGCTTCGACGCTCTCCACAGGAACGAGTTGAGCGGGGTCGCCAGCGGCCTCTTCAGGGTCAAGATGCTGACTCAGGACGATGCGCACATCTTCGCGACCAGAGAAGGGGCCAGGGCGGTCATCGACGAGCTTCTCGACCTGATGCTGAGGCTCTACTCGATCTTCAAGTTCGACTTTGAGGTCGGAATCTCCACGATGCCGGACGACCATGCTGGGACCCTCGAAGAGTGGGACGAGGCCACTGAGGTCCTCAAGAGCGCGGTGACGTCGAAGGGTCTGAAGTATGCGATCAAGGAGAAGGACGGCACCTTCTACGCTCCCAAGATCGACGTTGACATCAAAGACTCGCTCGGTCGGAAGTGGCAGATAACCACGATTCAATTGGACCTCCAGCTTCCCCGAAGGTTCGGCCTCGTCCATACCGGGACCGACGGGAAGGAACACGAAACTGTGACGGTCCACAGGGCGATCTTCGGGTCGCTCGAGAGGTTCATTGGGATCCTCTTGGAGCACTACAAGGGCAAGCTCCCGGTCTGGCTCTCTCCCGTGCAGGCAACGGTCGTCCCCCTTTCTGACGAACACGTCGTCTATGCCAAGAAGATCCTATCCAAGCTCCTCGAAGACGGCGTCAGGGCGCAAGGGGACCTAGCCTCAGGGACCCTGAACTCGAAGGTGAGGAACTCACAGCTCCTCAAGATCCCCTACGTACTTGTCGTGGGCGCCAAGGAAGAAGCAGCGGGCACGGTGGCCGTGAGGTCCAGAGACGGGGAGCAGCGGTTTGGCGTCAAGCCGGAGGACTTCGTCGAAGAGGTCCGCGCGCTCTCCTCACGGTTCGAGTAA
- the speB gene encoding agmatinase, whose amino-acid sequence MSYLDLFSAVGPLVGQPNPKEPLLTVFGVPYDGTTSYRPGTRFGPNAIREAFLNVEAYSKALGVDVEKLSLRDAGNLTKVNDPGEMVDAVSKVTKELFDQGSKFCMLGGEHSLTYGSFRNATKDTGLVVFDAHFDLRDEWEGSKLSHACYLRRLTEVRDPTTVAHVGGRAATKEEWRLSGKLGAVISPSEAATDAGLKKLKAFSSGLQKVYVSVDIDGLDPAFAPGTGTPEAGGLTSRELLALVHALRGLEVVGFDIMEVCPPYDNGATAAVAGRIMNELVALASTRQGRLTRTVRRARGPLRRSPPA is encoded by the coding sequence TTGAGCTACCTGGACCTCTTCTCGGCAGTCGGTCCGCTTGTCGGGCAGCCGAACCCGAAGGAGCCTCTGCTCACAGTCTTTGGGGTTCCCTACGATGGGACAACTTCCTACAGACCGGGGACCAGGTTCGGTCCGAACGCGATAAGGGAGGCGTTTCTCAACGTCGAGGCTTACTCCAAAGCCCTTGGCGTGGACGTGGAGAAACTCTCGCTCAGAGACGCAGGGAACCTGACCAAGGTCAACGACCCGGGGGAGATGGTGGATGCTGTCTCCAAGGTCACCAAGGAGCTCTTCGACCAGGGTTCGAAGTTCTGCATGCTCGGAGGAGAGCACTCTCTTACCTATGGGTCCTTCAGGAACGCGACCAAGGACACCGGGCTAGTCGTCTTCGACGCCCACTTCGACCTGAGAGACGAGTGGGAGGGGTCGAAGCTCTCGCATGCTTGCTATCTCAGGCGGCTGACCGAAGTGAGGGACCCGACCACCGTGGCTCACGTGGGAGGGAGGGCCGCCACCAAGGAGGAGTGGAGGTTGTCCGGGAAGCTCGGGGCCGTGATCTCTCCTTCAGAGGCGGCGACGGATGCAGGCCTGAAGAAGTTGAAGGCTTTCAGCTCCGGACTCCAGAAGGTCTACGTCAGCGTGGACATAGACGGCTTGGACCCTGCTTTCGCCCCGGGGACTGGGACTCCCGAGGCTGGGGGACTGACCTCGAGAGAGCTGCTCGCGCTAGTCCACGCCCTTCGAGGCTTAGAGGTGGTCGGGTTCGACATCATGGAGGTGTGCCCACCCTACGATAATGGGGCAACCGCGGCGGTCGCGGGCAGAATCATGAACGAGCTTGTGGCCCTCGCTTCGACGAGGCAAGGCAGGCTTACTCGAACCGTGAGGAGAGCGCGCGGACCTCTTCGACGAAGTCCTCCGGCTTGA
- a CDS encoding GyrI-like domain-containing protein: MSDQEPKYTQSQRMLVASVQMKGPYSGIGTAMGDLKAWIDTKGIEQTGYPFCLYYDNPTETQPDELRSEACIPVSKAFMGEGKYIMKEFKEALVAETRHQGDPKEFAKTYGPFLEGLLNSGYQIVGPAREYYMTISDVKGPGAGFLIQQPVSKK; encoded by the coding sequence TTGTCGGACCAGGAGCCGAAGTACACGCAGTCACAGAGAATGCTCGTCGCTTCCGTGCAGATGAAGGGGCCATATTCCGGAATCGGGACGGCGATGGGCGACCTGAAAGCCTGGATCGACACGAAGGGGATCGAACAGACGGGCTATCCCTTCTGCCTCTATTACGACAATCCGACGGAGACTCAGCCAGATGAGCTGAGGAGCGAAGCCTGCATTCCAGTGTCGAAGGCATTTATGGGAGAGGGTAAGTACATCATGAAGGAGTTCAAGGAAGCCCTGGTCGCGGAGACCCGGCATCAGGGTGACCCGAAGGAGTTTGCGAAGACCTACGGGCCGTTCCTGGAGGGGCTTCTCAACTCAGGATATCAGATCGTCGGACCAGCAAGAGAGTACTACATGACAATATCGGACGTTAAGGGCCCGGGAGCGGGATTCCTGATCCAGCAGCCGGTCTCAAAGAAATGA
- a CDS encoding mechanosensitive ion channel, giving the protein MSAFDYAIATTTTSTTTVAGGQSLLFTAAEVLAALVAIFVFGTLLTLVLTRAAKKAGASKPVTSSIRQWLAVLMIGSGIAAVASLTGISSQFTTLTLSGIAGLAFSLALQSTLSNVIAGILMLQEGVLRLGDEIEFGVVRGEVVKISLRSTWVKTDLGTIAVIGNSNLAAGPIMNHTARARLERKLQV; this is encoded by the coding sequence ATGTCGGCGTTCGACTATGCTATCGCCACCACAACGACCTCCACGACGACAGTGGCTGGAGGCCAGAGCCTCCTCTTTACCGCGGCCGAGGTATTGGCCGCCCTTGTCGCGATCTTCGTCTTTGGTACGCTCCTGACCCTGGTCCTGACCAGGGCGGCAAAGAAGGCGGGCGCGTCCAAGCCAGTGACCAGCTCGATCAGGCAGTGGCTGGCCGTGCTGATGATAGGCTCGGGCATCGCGGCCGTCGCCAGCCTTACCGGGATCTCTTCACAGTTCACGACCCTCACACTGTCGGGGATTGCAGGGCTCGCCTTCTCGCTTGCCCTGCAGAGCACCCTCTCCAACGTCATAGCCGGAATCCTGATGCTTCAGGAGGGGGTCCTGAGGCTGGGGGATGAGATCGAGTTCGGGGTCGTCAGGGGCGAGGTTGTGAAGATCTCTTTGCGGAGCACGTGGGTGAAGACCGACCTCGGAACTATCGCGGTCATTGGAAACAGCAACCTTGCCGCGGGCCCGATCATGAACCACACGGCCAGGGCTCGCCTGGAGAGGAAGCTCCAGGTCTAG
- a CDS encoding DNA-directed DNA polymerase I, with protein sequence MKESLLASAFYDGDSRLAVLKFYDQEAGRFWHWKDNTGHRPYCYTRLERSELTEIAKRKDVVEILDEEREDLLNDRKVTLRKIVTTDPLAIGGGNDSIRDRIKAWEADIKYYENFAYDRGLRMGTYYTVSAGKVIPARKDLPERVAVSLAQLLQRNPPEFAPYLKEWAELLGEPLSEFKRVALDIEVANEAGRLPDPENPKQPVIAVSFFNEAERTVYLLRSGKDTEGLKGAPFAAEVFEDERSLLRAVMWKIMEYPVVVTFNGDDFDLRYLKHRAEEIGIPEAENPIQLERVASTLKHGVHIDLYQFFRNRSIQVYAFSNKYSDHTLNGISESLLNKSKVEFEGEIGDLPLAKLGEYCLNDSQLTFELTSTGGGLVMKLLLVISRIGKMPINDVSRLGVSNWIRSMLFFEHRRLGALIPRQDELSEKGGASSQAVIKGKKYKGGLVIEPKPGIYFDVSVLDFASLYPSLIKVYNLSYETVNCPHEECRTNVVPDTSSWVCRKRKGITSLVTGSLRDLRVSHYKPLTKDQSISKEERELYNVVTQGLKVFLNATYGAMGFETFAFYCLPVAEATAALGRYAITKTIQKSTELGIEVLYGDTDSLFLKNPSRDQITTISKWADGELGVELDLDKVYRYVAFSSRKKNYFGVLPDGTVDIRGLTGKKSQTPEFLKRTFYQALEILSRVKTTEDFERARANIRELLTKMIGDLKGKKVAVEDLAFNVMMGKTTEKYNGTTPQHVRAAKLLEDKGREIKAGEIIQYVKTRSPPYVRPVELARVDDVDADKYIEYAHSMFDQMLDALDFSFDEMLGATTLDLFWSG encoded by the coding sequence ATGAAGGAGTCCCTTCTCGCATCCGCGTTCTACGACGGCGACTCCAGGCTTGCGGTGCTCAAATTCTATGACCAGGAGGCCGGCAGGTTCTGGCACTGGAAAGACAACACCGGTCACAGGCCGTACTGCTACACCCGGCTCGAGAGGTCGGAGCTGACTGAAATCGCGAAGAGGAAGGACGTGGTCGAGATACTGGACGAGGAGCGGGAGGACCTCCTGAACGACAGGAAGGTCACCCTGAGGAAGATCGTGACCACAGACCCGCTGGCGATAGGAGGGGGCAACGACAGCATCCGCGACCGCATCAAAGCTTGGGAGGCAGACATCAAGTACTACGAGAACTTCGCGTACGACAGGGGCCTGCGCATGGGGACCTACTACACGGTCTCCGCCGGGAAGGTGATACCAGCTAGGAAGGACCTGCCCGAGAGGGTCGCCGTGTCGCTGGCGCAGCTCCTCCAGAGGAACCCGCCCGAATTCGCCCCTTATCTGAAGGAGTGGGCCGAGCTCCTCGGCGAGCCGCTCTCCGAGTTCAAAAGGGTCGCGCTCGACATCGAAGTGGCCAACGAGGCCGGCCGCCTACCCGACCCCGAGAACCCGAAACAGCCGGTGATTGCCGTCTCTTTCTTCAACGAGGCCGAGCGCACCGTCTATCTGCTTAGGTCGGGGAAGGACACCGAAGGTCTGAAGGGAGCGCCCTTCGCCGCGGAGGTCTTCGAGGATGAGCGCTCTCTATTGAGGGCGGTCATGTGGAAGATCATGGAGTACCCGGTCGTGGTTACCTTCAACGGGGACGACTTCGACCTGAGGTACCTCAAGCACAGGGCCGAGGAGATCGGCATCCCTGAAGCTGAGAACCCGATCCAGCTGGAGAGGGTGGCTTCCACCCTGAAACACGGCGTGCACATAGACCTCTACCAGTTCTTCAGGAACAGGTCCATACAGGTTTACGCGTTCAGCAACAAGTATTCGGACCACACTCTGAACGGAATCTCGGAGTCCCTCCTCAACAAGTCCAAGGTCGAATTCGAGGGCGAGATAGGAGACCTTCCTCTTGCGAAGCTTGGCGAGTACTGCCTCAACGACTCCCAGCTCACCTTCGAGCTGACTTCGACCGGAGGGGGTCTGGTGATGAAGCTGCTGCTGGTCATCTCAAGGATAGGGAAGATGCCGATCAACGACGTATCGAGGCTGGGGGTCTCGAATTGGATCAGGAGCATGCTCTTCTTCGAGCACAGGAGGCTCGGGGCCCTCATCCCAAGGCAGGACGAGCTCTCTGAGAAGGGAGGCGCCTCGTCTCAGGCCGTGATCAAGGGGAAGAAGTACAAGGGCGGGCTCGTGATCGAGCCGAAGCCGGGCATATACTTCGACGTCTCGGTGCTCGACTTCGCGAGCCTGTACCCGAGCCTGATCAAGGTCTACAACCTTTCCTATGAGACTGTGAACTGTCCCCACGAAGAGTGCAGGACCAACGTGGTCCCTGACACCTCATCCTGGGTCTGCAGGAAGAGGAAGGGGATCACCAGCCTGGTGACCGGCTCACTGAGGGACCTCCGAGTGAGCCACTACAAACCGCTGACAAAGGACCAGTCGATCTCAAAGGAGGAGAGAGAGCTCTACAACGTGGTCACTCAGGGCCTCAAGGTCTTCCTCAACGCGACCTACGGCGCGATGGGCTTTGAGACCTTCGCGTTCTACTGCCTTCCAGTCGCGGAGGCGACCGCTGCCCTCGGGAGGTACGCGATTACGAAGACCATCCAGAAGAGCACCGAGCTTGGGATAGAGGTCCTCTACGGGGATACGGACAGCCTCTTCCTGAAGAATCCCTCCAGAGACCAGATAACTACGATTTCAAAGTGGGCGGACGGAGAGCTGGGTGTCGAGCTGGACCTGGACAAGGTCTACAGGTACGTCGCCTTCAGCAGTCGCAAGAAGAACTACTTCGGCGTCCTCCCAGATGGTACGGTGGACATAAGGGGCCTGACGGGAAAGAAATCGCAGACCCCAGAGTTCCTGAAGAGGACCTTCTACCAGGCGCTCGAAATCCTGAGCAGGGTCAAGACCACTGAGGACTTTGAACGAGCAAGGGCGAACATCCGCGAGCTCCTTACGAAGATGATCGGGGACTTGAAGGGGAAGAAGGTCGCGGTCGAGGACCTGGCGTTCAACGTGATGATGGGCAAGACGACGGAGAAGTACAACGGGACGACGCCCCAGCACGTCAGGGCGGCGAAGCTGCTCGAAGACAAGGGTCGGGAGATCAAAGCGGGGGAGATCATCCAATATGTGAAGACCAGGAGCCCGCCATACGTGAGGCCGGTGGAGCTCGCCCGCGTGGACGACGTAGACGCCGACAAGTACATCGAGTATGCCCATTCGATGTTCGACCAGATGCTGGACGCGCTGGACTTCAGCTTCGACGAGATGCTCGGCGCGACTACGCTGGACCTCTTCTGGTCAGGCTAG
- a CDS encoding glycosyltransferase: MFEFALLLLVGIFSAPVFLFTAYSLVLLVASLSYKETGGGTGASKSKRVTVLLAVYNEGAVVSGSLDAVLQLEYPPELLDVVIADDSDDSTKSIVDGYAAKLREAGIKTWVSRRPGRQGFKAGALNAAASGLGGDYTLLIDADSRVSTKALLSSLAALSDGSLSFVSYRVGHFNRDLNLVTRAFALFQDTVDSLQKMGTTRLRAPYSLQGGFALVSTAALAKAGFWREGILAEDADLSCRLFSAGFRGAYLSSSEVLSEDPSSLRVWKRQAGRVAQGWAQCLRANFLKILTSSSLGLLPKVALLLTLLSPLAALSWLVVTISSAVVLSLGLIDQSTSIFANPFFVFMVTLPVVIFYVAGVRSLRWRHRMDARNLAVLPALSYMLTSMFTISAISFLAGLAGRPGTFFRTPKGAGATGADKQRTEGTPILLAEGSLSTVAVLLSVPVFLHGGFLLGLSLLGFGLATLKSMELSRLF; the protein is encoded by the coding sequence TTGTTCGAATTCGCGCTGCTCCTCCTCGTAGGAATCTTCAGCGCTCCGGTCTTCCTGTTCACCGCATACAGCCTTGTCCTCCTCGTGGCGAGCCTCTCTTACAAGGAAACTGGCGGGGGGACTGGGGCCTCAAAGTCGAAGAGGGTCACCGTCCTTCTTGCAGTCTACAACGAAGGGGCTGTAGTGTCTGGGTCCTTGGACGCAGTCCTGCAGCTAGAGTACCCCCCCGAGCTTCTGGATGTGGTAATCGCTGACGACTCCGACGACAGCACCAAGTCGATCGTGGACGGATATGCTGCGAAGCTTCGCGAGGCCGGCATCAAGACCTGGGTCTCCAGGAGGCCCGGGAGGCAAGGCTTCAAGGCTGGCGCTCTGAACGCAGCTGCTAGCGGCCTGGGCGGGGACTACACCCTCCTCATCGACGCAGACTCCAGGGTCTCCACGAAGGCGCTCCTCTCATCTCTGGCCGCCCTCTCCGACGGCTCGCTCTCTTTCGTGTCCTATCGGGTCGGGCACTTCAACAGGGACCTCAACCTGGTAACCAGGGCTTTCGCTCTCTTCCAGGACACAGTCGACTCGCTCCAGAAGATGGGAACGACTAGACTGCGCGCCCCCTACTCCCTTCAGGGGGGGTTCGCCCTCGTCTCCACCGCGGCGTTGGCCAAGGCAGGCTTCTGGAGAGAAGGGATACTAGCAGAGGACGCAGACCTTTCGTGCAGGCTCTTCTCGGCTGGGTTCAGGGGAGCATACCTGAGCTCCTCTGAGGTCCTCAGTGAAGACCCGTCCAGCCTCAGGGTCTGGAAGAGGCAGGCGGGGAGGGTAGCCCAGGGGTGGGCTCAGTGCCTGAGAGCCAACTTCCTCAAGATCCTGACCAGTTCCTCGCTCGGCCTTCTCCCCAAGGTGGCTCTGTTGCTCACGCTCCTCTCTCCCCTCGCAGCCCTCAGCTGGCTGGTGGTGACAATTTCTAGCGCCGTTGTACTTAGCCTGGGCCTCATCGACCAGTCGACGTCTATCTTCGCGAACCCGTTCTTCGTCTTCATGGTGACCCTCCCCGTCGTCATCTTCTATGTCGCGGGGGTACGGTCTCTGCGGTGGCGGCACAGGATGGATGCCCGCAATCTGGCAGTCCTGCCTGCCCTCTCCTACATGCTCACGAGCATGTTCACGATTTCAGCCATCTCATTCCTCGCCGGTCTCGCGGGACGGCCCGGGACCTTCTTCAGGACCCCCAAGGGCGCTGGAGCTACAGGCGCCGACAAGCAGAGGACAGAGGGGACGCCCATCCTTCTTGCCGAAGGGTCACTGTCCACCGTGGCAGTCCTCCTCTCCGTCCCGGTCTTTTTGCACGGTGGCTTCCTCCTCGGGCTCTCCCTCTTGGGGTTCGGACTGGCAACCCTGAAGTCCATGGAATTGTCGAGGCTCTTCTGA